A genomic window from Thunnus maccoyii chromosome 2, fThuMac1.1, whole genome shotgun sequence includes:
- the LOC121888546 gene encoding RNA exonuclease 5-like yields the protein MESSSSTSCSRKKRKNISPTAHETAKRLKSGQEDDEAVECGRTSCSPRISVLPESLQQAITLNELTELLHYAALGKTGGIKQPSWCRLHHQRKVKGVNVVLVEGLTQSHFYKHYLSLRHLRTNYTTRVTFTPSSNNLASGIFESELPKFDWSSVSQTDKEKSALHKGLKNHPVIIKFGTERRGLTAYVFTQEEMIKKHYPVKGMPGFEEFICTDSDDFVTDSSPLYGLDCEMCLTEKGYELARVSLVDSDGKCVLDDLVKPENKILNYLTKFSGITAAMLRPITTTLRDVQAKLRMLLPRDAVLVGHSINNDLMALKLIHQHVIDTSLLYRREFGQRFKLKVLAETVLKRQIQTEEKKGHNPIEDALAALELAQYFIKTGPLQVVELHLEELWGYTIVEESADCTPAAPTPSNRFADILQTLGRSVAFLGKRSDIALPLSDQQWHNSDKEVVAAFRRHTKCPFFSVLQFSSFSKQLQSFFPHQEQQYQRVHANLRDMCVVFAGPLPAGFSERDVRRLFRCCGSVQKIKMLNTAVRVHAEVEFEQLEGALLALKTLNGLNVQGQSIKVQRPVYESTLDLDLTLDALRGDALNTSHLYAVKLNPSMAENMHISAKVNGHTKCSGVTHVQTANKTPPAKVNGHYSETESTAAKQFPTTKSKLSEEKLRETFGQFGKVERIFLPAKPGKHARHARIKFDSSEGKHAALSSSEDLWKEHYLICPSLTPPHLPSWVAMTTPVTSVGANGVAAEDEERTHMHTSSQDQEMELMMKKLDRRLGKLFRSLPECTLSVVVLLGHTSAHGHFPGLCLMEVKQES from the exons ATGGAgtcttcatcatcaacatcgtgcagcagaaagaaaagaaagaacatcTCCCCCACGGCACATGAGACGGCCAAGAGATTAAAAAGTGGGCAGGAGGATGATGAAGCAGTGGAGTGTGGACGTACCTCCTGCTCACCGAGGATCTCTGTGCTGCCTGAAAGCCTCCAGCAAGCAATTACACTGAATGAGCTGACAGAGCTGCTGCATTATGCCGCTCTGGGGAAAACAGGTGGCATCAAACAGCCCAG TTGGTGTCGTCTTCACCACCAGAGGAAGGTCAAAGGTGTGAATGTTGTGCTGGTGGAAGGTCTCACCCAGAGTCACTTCTACAAACACTACCTCAGCCTGCGACACCTCAGGACCAACTACACCACT AGGGTCACCTTCACTCCATCATCTAACAACCTTGCGTCTGGAATCTTCGAGAGTGAACTTCCTAAATTTGACTGGTCATCTGTTTCCCAAACAGACAAGGAAAAGAGCGCCTTGCATAAAG GGCTGAAGAATCACCCTGTAATCATCAAGTTtgggacagagaggagaggactgACAGCGTATGTTTTCACCCAGGAGGAGATGATCAAGAAGCACTACCCTGTTAAAg GAATGCCAGGCTTTGAGGAATTTATTTGCACAGATAGTGATGATTTTGTCACTGACAGCAGCCCTTTGTACGGACTCGACTGTGAAATG TGTCTAACAGAAAAGGGATATGAGCTGGCCCGGGTTTCTCTGGTGGACAGCGACGGCAAGTGTGTGCTGGACGATCTGGTGAAACCTGAGAACAAAATCCTCAACTACCTCaccaa GTTCTCTGGTATCACTGCAGCGATGTTGCGGCCAATCACGACCACCCTCCGGGACGTTCAGGCGAAGCTCAGGATGCTGTTGCCGCGGGACGCAGTCCTGGTGGGCCACTCCATCAACAACGACCTCATGGCTCTGAAA CTGATCCACCAGCATGTAATTGACACTTCGCTGCTGTACAGGAGAGAGTTTGGACAGAGGTTTAAGCTCAAGGTCCTGGCTGAGACAGTGCTGAA GAGGCAAATACAAACTGAAGAGAAGAAGGGTCACAATCCTATTGAGGATGCTCTGGCAGCCCTGGAGCTGGCTCAGTACTTTATTAAAACAGGACCTCTTCAG GTTGTAGAGCTTCATCTGGAGGAGCTGTGGGGATACACAATAGTAGAGGAGTCCGCTGACTGTACACCTGCTGCACCCACACCAAGTAACAG GTTTGCTGACATATTGCAGACACTTGGCAGGTCAGTGGCCTTTTTAGGAAAACGTTCTGACATCGCCCTGCCTCTGTCCGATCAGCAGTGGCACAATTCTGACAAAGAG GTAGTGGCTGCTTTCAGGAGACACACCAAGTGTCCGTTCTTCTCTGTGCTCCAGTTCTCTTCTTTTTCAAAACAACTTCAGAGTTTCTTCCCTCATCAGGAGCAGCAGTACCAGAGG GTGCATGCAAACCTTCGAGATATGTGTGTAGTGTTTGCGGGGCCGCTCCCCGCTGGTTTCTCTGAGAGAGATGTGAGGCGGCTGTTTCGTTGCTGTGGATCGGTTCAGAAAATCAAAATGCTGAACACAGCTGTCAGG GTCCATGCAGAAGTCGAGTTCGAGCAGCTGGAAGGAGCTCTGCTGGCTTTAAAAACTTTGAATGGACTTAACGTGCAGGGACAGTCCATCAAG GTGCAGAGGCCTGTTTATGAGTCGACGCTGGACCTGGATCTGACTCTTGATGCTTTGAGGGGTGACGCTCTCAACACCAGTCACCTCTATGCTGTTAAATTAAACCCCAGTATGGCTGAGAACATGCACATTTCTGCAAAAGTTAACGGGCACACTaaatgttcaggtgtcactCATGTTCAAACAGCGAACAAGACGCCTCCTGCTAAAGTAAACGGTCACTATTCTGAGACTGAGTCAACTGCAGCAAAGCAGTTTCCTACCACAAAGTCTAAACTGTCTGAGGAGAAACTCAGAGAAACATTTGGCCAGTTTGGTAAAGTGGAGAGAATCTTCCTGCCTGCCAAACCTGGAAAACATGCAAGACATGCGCGCATCA AGTTTGATAGCTCAGAGGGGAAACAcgcagctctcagctcctctgaGGACCTTTGGAAGGAGCACTACCTCATCTGTCCATCCCTGACTCCACCTCACTTGCCTTCATGGGTTGCCATGACAACTCCTGTGACTTCAGTGGGAGCTAATGGGGTCGCAGCAGAAGACGAGGAGAGGACCCACATGCACACCAGCTCTCAG GACCAGGAAATGGAGCTTATGATGAAGAAGTTGGACCGGCGCCTGGGGAAGCTCTTCAGATCTCTCCCAGAATGCACCTTGTCTGTGGTTGTGCTGCTTGGACATACCAG cgcTCATGGACACTTTCCTGGTTTGTGTCTTATGGAGGTCAAGCAGGAATCTTGA
- the parn gene encoding poly(A)-specific ribonuclease PARN: MEVTRKNFKDCLNSVYAAIEDADFLAIDGEFSGISDGPNVSALTNGLDTPEERYTKLKKHSMDFLLFQFGLCTFKYDQTESKYITKTFNFYIFPKPFSRTSPDIKFICQSSSIDFLASQGFDFNKVFCHGIPYLNQEEEAQLREQTEERRNQHANGVGTPSYISPSSKGPAHVPEEHKDFINRVVEKVEALFTNAEKTLDLEPCTGFQRKLIYQTLNWKFPKGLHVETMETEKKERYIQVSKVDDEERKRREQQKLEREQEELNDAVGFSRVIHAISKSGKLVVGHNMLLDVMHTIHQFYCPLPEDLQDFKEVTMCVFPRLLDTKLMASTQPFKELITNTSLAELEKQLKETPFKSPRVEAAEGFPSYNTAQEQLHEAGYDAYITGLCFISMANYLGSFLTPPKAYISARSKLIEPFFNKLFLMRIIDIPYLNITGPDLQPKRDHVLYVTFPKEWKTSDLYQLFSAFGNIQVSWMDDTSAFVSLSQTDQVQIAMNTSRYAESYRIQTYAEYIQGKQQEKEKLSQTAKSWGEDGWVKPHYTSSTASGFGYPRGLRKRSISPVQADPGSGDALVADGWNNYSYMDSTGSKKMKTDDVVESKTSEGWLKTTDSSDSAGLSPVPDEDESPEGTDPANNAEGTVTWQQAPTVHGRKGQKNKKKKSEEAESTTSLFEVPEVW; encoded by the exons ATGGAGGTGACACGCAAAA ATTTTAAAGACTGCTTAAACTCTGTGTATGCCGCCATAGAGGATGCGGACTTCCTTGCAATCGATGGAGAATTTTCAG ggATAAGCGACGGCCCTAATGTCAGTGCACTCACCAACGGACTGGACACGCCGGAGGAGCGATACACCAAGCTGAAAAAG CATTCCATGGACTTCCTGCTGTTCCAGTTTGGATTATGTACATTCAAGTACGACCAGACAGAGTCAAA GTACATCACAAAgacttttaatttttatatattcCCAAAACCATTCAGCAGGACGTCCCCCGACATAAAGTTCATCTGTCAA AGTTCCAGTATCGACTTCCTGGCCAGTCAGGGATTTGACTTCAACAAGGTGTTCTGTCACG gaATCCCATACCTGAATCAAGAAGAGGAAGCCCAGCTGAGggagcagacagaggagaggaggaatcAACATGCTAACGGTGTTGGGACACCATCCTACATCTCCCCATCCTCCAAAGGTCCTGCACACGTACCCGAGGAACATAAAGACTTCATCAACAGAGTGGT AGAGAAGGTTGAGGCTCTCTTCACTAACGCAGAGAAGACTTTGGACTTGGAGCCATGCACTGG GTTTCAGAGGAAGCTGATATACCAGACACTGAACTGGAA GTTTCCCAAGGGGCTTCATGTGGAAACCATGGAAACAGAAAAG AAGGAGCGATACATCCAGGTCAGTAAAGTGGAtgatgaggagaggaagaggagggaacAGCAGAAACTGGAGAGAGAGCAG GAGGAGCTAAATGATGCAGTAGGCTTCTCCAGGGTCATCCACGCCATTTCCAAATCT GGTAAACTTGTGGTTGGCCACAACATGCTGTTAGATGTGATGCACACCATCCACCAGTTCTACTGCCCACTGCCAGAG GATCTTCAAGACTTTAAAGAGGTCACAATGTGCGTCTTCCCAAG ACTTCTGGATACAAAGTTGATGGCTTCCACTCAGCCATTTAAG GAGCTGATCACGAACACCTCTCTGGCAGAGTTGGAGAAACAGCTGAAGGAGACTCCCTTCAAGTCACCACGAGTTG AAGCGGCAGAAGGTTTCCCCAGTTACAACACAGCCCAGGAACAGCTACACGAGGCGGGGTATGACGCTTACATCACAGGCCTCTGCTTCATCTCCATGGCCAACTACctgg GCTCTTTCTTGACTCCACCCAAAGCCTACATCTCAGCTCGCTCCAAACTTATTGAGCCTTTCTTCAACAA GCTTTTCCTGATGAGAATAATAGATATTCCCTACCTCAACATCACAGGACCAGATT TGCAACCTAAAAGAGACCATGTCCTGTATGTCACCTTCCCAAAAGAGTGGAAGACCAGTGACCTCTACCAGCTCTTTAGTGCCTTTG GGAACATCCAGGTTTCATGGATGGACGACACATCAGCCTTTGTGTCCCTCAGTCAAACAGACCAGGTGCAAATAG CTATGAACACCAGCCGCTATGCAGAGAGCTACAGGATCCAGACATATGCAGAGTACATCCAGGGTaagcagcaggagaaggagaagcTCAGCCAGACAGCCAAAAGCTGGGGAGAGGACGGCTGGGTGAAACCTCACTACACCTCCTCTACTGCTTCCGGTTTCGGTTATCCCAG ggGTTTGAGGAAACGCAGCATCAGCCCCGTTCAGGCAGACCCGGGGTCCGGAGATGCTCTGGTTGCAGACGGTTGGAATAACTACTCATACATGGATAGCACAGGCAGCAAGAAGATGAAaactgatg ATGTTGTCGAGAGCAAGACCTCAGAAGGATGGCTAAAGACAAC AGATTCGTCAGATTCAGCGGGGTTAAGTCCAGTCCCTGATGAGGACGAAAGTCCTGAGGGCACCGATCCAGCCAATAACGCTGAGGGGACGGTCACCTGGCAACAAGCCCCGACAGTCCACGGGAGGAAAGGtcaaaagaacaagaaaaagaagtccGAAG AGGCTGAATCTACAACATCGCTGTTTGAGGTTCCAGAGGTTTGGTAG